The Anguilla anguilla isolate fAngAng1 chromosome 19, fAngAng1.pri, whole genome shotgun sequence genome has a segment encoding these proteins:
- the LOC118218836 gene encoding uncharacterized protein LOC118218836, producing MHGPHPGKDGLGAHKSAGMLRHLRGVCLLVLWLAAGGRALQITAQREGCQTPESAGKPPCPAMRKWMSLVSNVDQGIKTSDNETILEGPHVLGKIKGTPEYGCILKQIFEFYAKVLAVGQRKGGNYTDLSHLLGRLKRCLLKVHCPGLCKKINRQAKKQTVEVDNVSDLSPRQLAMFQIQKLQGAKRRLAKDLGTLEKAIVELKGLQFYDSNAEVRVGTCPTKAP from the exons ATGCATGGGCCTCATCCAGGGAAGGACGGGCTCGGCGCTCACAAGTCAGCCGGCATGTTGCGACACCTCAGGGGCGTGTGCCTCCTGGTCCTCTGGCTGGCCGCCGGGGGCAGGGCGCTCCAGATCACCGCACAGCGGGAGGGATGCCAGACGCCGGAGTCCGCCGGCAAACCTCCGTGCCCGGCCATGAGGAAGTGGATGAGTCTGGTGAGCAACGTGGATCAGGGCATT AAGACGTCTGACAATGAAACCATTCTTGAGGGGCCGCATGTCTTGGGCAAAATCAAA GGGACGCCAGAATACGGCTGCATCCTGAAGCAAATATTTGAGTTCTACGCTAAAGTCCTGGCGGTGggacagaggaaaggaggaaaCTACACCGATCTGAGCCACTTACTCGGCCGTCTAAAGAGGTGCCTGCTCAAG GTTCACTGTCCTGGGTTGTGCAAAAAAATCAACAGACAAGCAAAGAAGCAAACTGTGGAG GTGGACAATGTGAGCGACCTCAGCCCCAGACAACTGGCCATGTTTCAGATTCAAAAGCTTCAGGGAGCGAAGAGACGA CTGGCTAAGGACCTGGGGACTCTGGAGAAGGCCATCGTGGAGCTCAAAGGCCTCCAGTTCTATGACAGCAACGCGGAGGTGAGAGTGGGCACGTGCCCCACGAAGGCACCGTAA